The region ATGACAATTGGTTGCCATCTTATGTCATTTTTAAGATGATATTAAATATGCATTCTATTCATACGCCTCATTATTAAATATAaatcttcattttaaatttttaatgtttattttaaTAAACACACCAATTAATTATTTATTGGATATTTTTTATTTGACACTTTTTTCAAATCAATTCAATTGATATACAAATAGGACCCTTAGTAAatttattgatttaaataaaaatgGTATGCACAAAAACATAGGTATATAtcatgattgaaatatataaataaaaggtTGGACGGTGTCACATTATTTTTATCGGGGTGAGCTGAGATAACATGTTTTATCAGCGGTGCACACTGCACCGAACCCATTTTTTTACCAGCAGTGTGAAAAATGGCTTTGTGCCTTTCTTTCTCTTCTTTTGCtagcagtgaaaacataacacgatcccttagtagttttttaaaaatgacaattttgtaaAGATGGGTCGATTGTTTTGAAATATTCTTACCTCATAGATATAAGATGAACTCTCTAAAGTATCCCATTTGAAAACTTGGTGCTACATGTTTAAAACATAATTAAGTTTTTATGATACTCCATCAAAAAATCCCCAACATGTCATTAGAAATTAAGACTACAAATTTGAAGTTCATTCATCTTGTTACTTCTATTATCTTCTTCAGAAATACTCCATGTGAACTCCAATTGCACTTAAATACCCGTTATTCCTGCCCTGAAAGCCAACTACTTTCCCAGGAGATGCTGTTGACGTAAAATAAACACATCCTGCGCCATTTTCATGTCCATAAGGCCCATAAATCGCTTTGTTTGTGTGAAACGTAATGGCCATTATTGCTTCCAACCCATTATGAACCTCAACTGGCCCATAAAACCCTGAAATCCCAGTCAAATATTCATCCGGGAGATCCAAATCCACCTGCCAAATCATTGTTCTGCAATCGGTCTACACAGATCTTTTGgtagatgaaataaaaaaaaaaaagtacgtATAATATAATTGTACATACCACTTGTGTTTTTTCTCCACCTTGTCCTCCATGTAATTGTGATAAAACAGATTGACCATCCCTTCTAACATATTCAAACTGAATCGCATGAATCACTTTTAGAGACTCCCCTACAAGAACACGTATTTGTTTGACGTTGAAGAAAACTCCATCATCCCATGGTTTAGCCCCAGAAGCCCCCCAAGGTCCCGCTTCCCTTGGCATTGCCATTAAAGACATCCTGCGACATAACTGCATGTAGAGAAAATATTATTCCGTTTATAAGAATCATCAACAGTTAAAGGCTGTAAAACAGAACAGAAGTGACAAAACGAAGGAGTCTAAGAGACCATGGAATTAACCTCATTCGTGGACTTTTCTTCACAGGTAGAATTCTGACAAAATGCAAGTGATTTAGGCATCAAATAAATACCAATAGCATCAATGTAATGTCCAACACGCCCATGGAATCCAACAACCACACCACCTTGACCATCGTAGGAAAAACGAGTGCCTTTGTTAGAACCAAAAGGACCATAGCGATTCTGATTTGTGTGAAAGCATAATGACATCACCACATCTGAACCTTTATAGCAGCAAATTGTCCCACTGATTGAAGTTAAATACTCGTAAGGATAGTCAATGGAAATCTGCAGAATTGTATAAAAATGTCATTCTTCATGAAGCGAAAACATCGACAGGTATACAGACATCATCCATTAAGTTACCGTGTTCGTTTTGTTGCCACCATTGCCACCGAAAATGGAGCTTTGAATTTCACCTGTTTGAAGATAGCTTTGGAATATGATTGAATCGATAACTTCTCCATATATAATCTTAATCTTTTTAATAAACCCTTGGGGCATATAGATCCAGTCTTTCCCCTGTGAACCACCCCATGGTCCATGAGTTATGCATTCTTCCAAACTTGTTGTCCCTCCCTGGCATTATACTATAAAAAATCAGAATCGCTTCAAACAACACTAAAATGGGTACTAAGTTATGCATAAAACAACaacacaattaaaaaaataattgaaaCCCTACCATCAGTAGGTTGTTGATCTTTAGATAATGATATCCGTTGCTGCAACAATCAGCCCCGATGAATCTAAGCCGTAGATATGTATTAAATAATGAAAGAGGTATTAAAGACTCGAACAGTATGCATGGTGtttatacaaataaaaaataattgaatACTCACTGGATATAAGATGATCTATAGCAAAACAAACGATTAGCAAAATACAGAATAAACTCCAACTAATTAAATTGGAGGTGAGTTAGACGCAATACGATAGGAACGACACCATCACTCGGTAGAGAGGAATACTAACTAGTGAATTTTCTAAATTTCTTACATGTAATATACTTCGAATATTTAACCAAATTTCAAAGTTTAAATGCGCATATCTATGGGAACAAAAATATATAGCAAACAGGTGAAAAAGATAAATCCTAATAAATACCTTTTCTTCAATTGAATGCTCGGGTGAATATGACAAAATTGGAAGAACGAACATGCAGTTGCAGAAATGATGAAGAAGTaggaagggaaaaggtttagaggTTAGCGTGTAAGCGACTCTCCGTTGCCTCTATCTTGAGAAACGAGCGGTCgggttagatttttttttttttttttttggttcgtGTTAGGTTCTCTTCAACCTATTTATTAGCTGGCTAGAAATTTCATTCCAATCCAACATATTTATGCAATTGAGAGCAGACAATGGTTTAGATTTCGATTCAGCCTATTTATTAACAGATATTTCCAACCTAACCTAACATTTTAGATAAATAGATTGTCACTAACTGGATAGGTTTATATAGTTTCCCATCCtatctaataaataaattaattaactatatatattatattatttaaatTAGTTTCAAAAGTAAATATAATTTTAAAGTATTACAAAAGCAATCTTAATTTTTGTAAACAACAAACTAGCTAACATATTTCTAAATACCACATATGTCTCCTAAAAAACTTGAACTCATGGTTTCTCATTTGAAAGAGTCACTTCTTACTACTATGTCAAATGTTCTTTGGTAAAAGCAATCATAATTCATAAATacaaatatattgttaaaataacattaaaattgtttaatttcaaagtaattttgaaaagtgGTTAATGCCGTCTTATAGATCCTAGATTAAAGTACTTAAAATTGATTTCTTAAACCCTCCTTGTTGGTCTCCCCTAATCCCTGTTGGCTCTTTTCCTGCACCTGGTTACAATAGGGTTACAAGATGTTATATTTGACGATGATAGTAGACATAATCACGTGGAggtataaaaaagaaaaagacaaAGTGTATCGTTCATAAGGGAACGTAAGAGAAATTGTTCACGTACAATATTTGCGTTCACACTAGCTAGATTAGAGGCATCAATTGCATTCTTTCCCTAAAGagctgataaaaaataaagtcGTTAGTCAATGAAGGAGCATGTGTTTTAGTTATAAAGCCATCTGTTATACCCACCACAATACCACATATCTGATGGGTGCTACATCATCACCACATTTCACTACCACATACATGGGGTACTTACCACTAAACACACCACTCcacctcatttttttatttaaatttaattcaaaaatacattaaaacaccactccacctcattttttttatttaaatttaattcaaaaatacattaaaaacatttttttaatactatttttccattaaattaaaataccaaattacattaaataaaaactaaattaattgaaattaaaaaataaaataaaaataacaatcaaaataaaaattacattagttaatttaaaaaaaaaaataaaaaaaaaacattaaaaaactaaaaattccaaccatacATAAAATAAACTACCCCCTACGCCTACGTCGGGCTCGAACCGACTCTTTCATTGCTAGAAAAAGTTCCAAGTCTTCGCCCTCAAGGTCGTCCGCTTTCATTTTCAAAATTTCCATATCGGTTTTTGTTTGGAGTGTCTCTTGTGCCTCTTGAAATGATGTTTGTGCTTCGATCATTTTTTGTTCCATCCGAGTCATCACCTCGGCCTTCGTTTCCTGAAGCTGCACATATCGATCAAATTTATCGCCGAACATATCCATAACACTAGAATTCGAAGATGTTGACGCCGctttttttgctttatttcttccaaCGGGCCGAGGAAGAGGTTGGTCGGTTTCAAGATCTATCGGATCGTCGTTGATGTCGATGTGTGTTCGGCCGTCCGATTGTTGAGAAGCTCCATCGGGGTTTCTCGAACGCTTTGAACCGGAAGATTGGGAACTTCCTTCCGTTTGCTCTTTCCATTTTGGGGAGTCTTTCAATTTTAGCCACGGCTTCATATACGGAAAAGCTTTGCGTGTAGGCGTTGTTTTTTCATATTGGTCCATGGccgccttgaaaacatcaaaatcgttcGAGCCGCTTTTGCGTATGTTTAGGAGATTGTTGTAGATTTCTCCAAAATCGGTGCATTTTAATCGAATATCTCGCCATTTCGACGTAATTTGATCGGCATTTCGAGCTTCACTTTCCATTAACTCGTAAAAAATGGCTCGGACTTTTCCCCAAAAACTTCCATACGTCTGGCTATCTCCTACAATTGGATCTTCGGAAGCCGCCACCCATGCCTCCGctaacttttcttcttcttcttttgtccaTGGGACCCTTTCTTGGTTGGTAGTGGGTCGGGCcggtttttttccttttttcttttttggttgaggtggtggtgaaggttgCGTTTCCGGAACAAAATCCGGCGAAAGTGGTGGTTGTGAgcttggtggttgttgttgtgacgattgttgttgtagttgttggaattgttgaaattgttggtattgttgttgcatttgttgttgttggaaaGCCGGAAAAGGTTGATATTGTTGTTGGAAAAGTGGTGTTTGTTGGATAGGGGAACCACTTTGAAGTAGATTGATAAAACCGCCTTGAGGTGACTCCATCGTCGGGAATTGTCGAGGTGTTGTGTCTAACGCAAAAGCGTTATCGGGTTTGCGATTTCGGTAGTTTGGAGGGGTATTTTGGTTGGGATCCATGATTTTTGGTTGTGAAGATGTAGTGTGTAGTTTGTGtatagagaaagaaaagaatggtgtaaaaaataaggagtaaaagtatggtatttataggtaaataaattatttatttattatttttttttttataaatttagccGTTTAACAACGGCTACACAACGGATACAAATCAACGGCTACACAAGAAACGAATTCGATTGGTCGTTTGCATTCGTTGTCCGGGCCACGGAAGGCCACGACCACGAGCCACCACGAACCACCGGGGTGGTGTGCACGGCCGTGGTTCGTGGCCAAGTAGACCACGGACGCGTTCGTGCAATGTACACCGGATGCTCTAAATGTTGTCAAATGCATGGAGATAATTGCAAAAAGAGATTTTGTGGGTTCATGTATAATTGTAAATAATGTTGATTAATGGCTTTAATATTTGTTGTTGACATCACCTAATATTGAAGGTTTTAAATTAATCTTGTCACATGCTTTAACTTATGACAAAGAGCGGCAGTATATGATGTTTAAATGGATATATAAGAAATAGGGATGAGCGTAAGCGGATATCCGCCTCATTTGGCGAGAACCGGAACCGAcggttcctagaaagttagaactggaaccggaaccgctctagGCAGTTCTTAAATGTTTGGAACCAGTCCCGGAATCGGCGGTTCCGGTTCTAGGAGCAGGTAACCCGGTCGcattaattttgttaactttttcgACAAAACCGCAATTTAGTTTGATCCAAACCAAATCAATTCGGATCAAAGACAAACAAAATCAGACCAATATATTTTAAACCGATCTAAGTAACACACATTTATAAATGTTGATAACCCTTTAGTTAGTGATAATTTGCTATGATATTTTGAAAGGGAAGAAAAAACCCTAAACATGCAGCTTGTTTGTTTTCAATGACGAACAATTTGAGGAACAAGTAGACGATAGGGAGGAGAGGAGACCTGCAACGGCCAATAAAGGTTAAGGAAATACATTTGAGATATATTAAACTTACTAagtgtaagacccatgtattacatgggttcattttaaagaaaaaaatatgaaattctaaacatttgaaaagtttgaatttataagaaaaatattgaattattaaaattaaattgtttgtttttctttaaattaaacaaataatttagataaataaacaaaggaaactaatgaaactttaatttagaaattttgaaattagaaggaagtcaattaatgaaattgatatgcatttattattacatttattataattattacatttaaatattatgtggaaattaataaaatgaaaaaaaccacaaaatgccatgtggaaaaaaaaattaattgaaaataaccacaaaataacatgTGACCAAATCAATGAGAGTGTGAGATGTGGTAaaaaattctttatttattagggaggatattTATAAAGGGTATAATAGTCGATCGATAAAAATAAGGATTTAAAactattataaaatattaaaaaatgttaaaaataaatatttaaatatatatgatattttgatagtTTATAAAAGGTATATACGATATTTATAATTTGGCCcggataaatataatattttaatattttagaaggatatatatatgaaattacccctaatatatttatgttttgaaagaaaaagaTTACCTATTTCCATTTTTAACCTCCTACAACAACCTATAATCACCACACCAAAATTATTCTTTATAACATTCTATTTtctaaaaattatcatttaatgtATCCTATTTTGTAAAATGACATCTTTTTTAAGTATTTCAAACATAGAGAGGAATATtagaaaagaaatattttttataACATCATTTAAAGCATTTTGGTCTTTGTTTTTTAAATTTCCGAACATCAactagaaaataaataaataaa is a window of Lactuca sativa cultivar Salinas chromosome 1, Lsat_Salinas_v11, whole genome shotgun sequence DNA encoding:
- the LOC111876274 gene encoding agglutinin, with translation MGGTTSLEECITHGPWGGSQGKDWIYMPQGFIKKIKIIYGEVIDSIIFQSYLQTGEIQSSIFGGNGGNKTNTISIDYPYEYLTSISGTICCYKGSDVVMSLCFHTNQNRYGPFGSNKGTRFSYDGQGGVVVGFHGRVGHYIDAIGIYLMPKSLAFCQNSTCEEKSTNELCRRMSLMAMPREAGPWGASGAKPWDDGVFFNVKQIRVLVGESLKVIHAIQFEYVRRDGQSVLSQLHGGQGGEKTQVVDLDLPDEYLTGISGFYGPVEVHNGLEAIMAITFHTNKAIYGPYGHENGAGCVYFTSTASPGKVVGFQGRNNGYLSAIGVHMEYF